One segment of Rubripirellula amarantea DNA contains the following:
- a CDS encoding MarR family winged helix-turn-helix transcriptional regulator, translated as MPSDTPRPPFDSPAQEAYLHLWRSYDRLRAIEDELFNRYDLSAQQYNALRLLSVVYPAGMQTMEIGRQLISRMPDMTRLLDRLNKRGLITRKRLPENRRVVEVFITKAGRKLLSDMSDEVLEMHEQQLGHLSPNQQKQLVKLLRLARKPHEDASCDWMDAVGAQSNA; from the coding sequence ATGCCATCTGACACTCCCCGACCCCCGTTCGATTCGCCTGCCCAGGAAGCGTATCTACACCTTTGGCGTAGCTACGATCGCCTGCGTGCCATCGAAGACGAGCTGTTCAACCGATACGACCTGTCCGCTCAGCAGTACAACGCTCTTCGATTGTTGAGCGTGGTCTATCCCGCGGGAATGCAAACCATGGAGATTGGACGCCAATTGATATCGCGTATGCCCGACATGACGCGGCTTTTAGATCGTTTGAACAAACGCGGATTGATCACTCGAAAACGACTCCCCGAAAACCGCCGCGTTGTCGAGGTGTTCATCACGAAGGCGGGGCGAAAGTTGTTGAGCGACATGAGTGACGAGGTCTTGGAAATGCACGAGCAACAGTTAGGTCACCTAAGTCCGAACCAGCAAAAACAATTGGTCAAACTACTCAGGCTAGCTCGCAAGCCTCACGAGGATGCTAGTTGTGATTGGATGGACGCGGTCGGGGCCCAGTCCAATGCTTAG
- a CDS encoding sulfite exporter TauE/SafE family protein, which yields MLVVIGWTRSGPSPMLSGTQSKQDHDHRVTTSKTTPVALRGMWPFGLWLAIFYVGWLLIVVVGDHWGTVQSHWPIALAMSFGSYIAGSTPMGGGSIGFPVLVLFFELPGSLGRNFGLAVQSIGMVSASIYIFSARRPLDYGLLRPALLGALVGTPLGAAFVAPFVPDLWVKLTFAVVWCSFGIMHLVKLNELVNAKGESERWRSWDRPIGLAIGITGGVVSSVTGVGIDMIVYATLVLLYRADLKISIPTSVVLMAFASVVGIASNVFLSRINPSLYSIDPEVFANWLAAAPVVALGAPFGAIVVNLISRKPTLILVSSLCIAQFVWTIVHERVSGMALVGAIVAVLAVNAVFHFLYRMGRYEIPSETPLAELAVESDSEHGL from the coding sequence ATGCTAGTTGTGATTGGATGGACGCGGTCGGGGCCCAGTCCAATGCTTAGTGGAACGCAATCCAAGCAAGATCATGACCACCGGGTGACGACATCGAAGACAACGCCGGTTGCGCTGCGCGGAATGTGGCCGTTCGGATTGTGGCTTGCGATCTTTTACGTCGGATGGTTGCTGATCGTGGTGGTGGGTGACCATTGGGGGACGGTACAGTCGCATTGGCCGATTGCGTTGGCGATGTCGTTTGGGTCTTACATCGCGGGCTCGACTCCGATGGGTGGCGGATCCATCGGATTTCCGGTGCTCGTCTTGTTCTTTGAATTACCAGGATCTTTGGGCCGAAATTTTGGGTTGGCGGTGCAATCGATCGGAATGGTGTCGGCATCAATCTACATCTTCTCGGCTCGCCGCCCGCTCGACTATGGTTTGCTTCGCCCTGCCTTGCTCGGTGCGTTGGTGGGGACGCCGTTGGGCGCGGCTTTTGTCGCGCCGTTTGTTCCCGATCTTTGGGTGAAGCTAACGTTCGCGGTGGTCTGGTGCAGTTTTGGAATCATGCACCTGGTGAAGTTGAACGAACTGGTCAATGCCAAAGGTGAGAGTGAACGCTGGCGATCGTGGGATCGCCCGATCGGCCTCGCAATCGGCATCACGGGAGGCGTAGTGTCGTCAGTGACCGGGGTGGGCATCGACATGATCGTGTACGCGACTCTGGTTTTGCTCTATCGAGCTGACTTGAAGATTTCCATACCAACATCGGTGGTCCTGATGGCTTTCGCGTCAGTCGTTGGAATCGCTTCGAATGTCTTCCTGTCGCGAATCAACCCTTCGTTGTATTCGATTGATCCCGAAGTCTTTGCGAACTGGCTTGCCGCCGCGCCGGTGGTGGCTCTGGGAGCACCTTTCGGCGCGATCGTGGTCAACCTTATTTCTCGCAAGCCGACGCTCATTTTGGTTTCTAGCCTGTGCATCGCGCAGTTCGTATGGACGATCGTGCACGAGCGAGTGTCAGGGATGGCATTGGTGGGTGCCATCGTGGCGGTACTCGCAGTGAACGCTGTGTTTCACTTTCTCTATCGCATGGGACGCTACGAAATTCCAAGCGAAACGCCGCTTGCTGAACTTGCGGTTGAGTCAGATTCCGAGCATGGTCTTTAA